One Streptomyces sp. ML-6 genomic region harbors:
- a CDS encoding protein kinase, with translation MAPDSEANGGGVSDGTDSWGVDGVVGDGRYRMTHRLGRGGMAEVFAAEDVRLGRTVAVKLLRSDLAEDPVSKARFTREAQSVAGLNHHAIVAVYDSGEDVVGGQTVPYIVMELVEGRTIRDLLISAEAPPPEQALIIVSGVLEALAYSHQHGIVHRDIKPANVIITNSGAVKVMDFGIARALHGAQSTMTQTGMVMGTPQYLSPEQALGKAVDHRSDLYATGCLLYELLALRPPFTGETPLSVVYQHVQDTPVPPSEVLDSVPPELDGLVMRSLAKDPDDRFQSAEEMRGLVQYGLQMLQVQGGHTHTWNTGPVAMHEGGHTPPAGVTGTMAMGHPPHHGDTSQGPILPPMNPDDGGYEGGQRGAGGGRGKLWLFVVLALIAIGTGVALALNAADNSGTKKKEPPVTNSESPSPTKDSSEPTDEETEENEVPENSTGNQENNTPSKPYYPPTTPSQTYEPPSTGPSTPGTGSGGTGANNGGTGTDDGGTGTDDGGTGTDDGGTGTDDGGTGTDTGGTGESTGATTGATTTGTSAAAGAAGSTGQ, from the coding sequence ATGGCACCCGATTCCGAAGCAAACGGCGGCGGAGTTTCGGATGGCACCGACTCCTGGGGCGTCGATGGCGTCGTCGGTGACGGCCGCTACCGGATGACCCACCGCCTCGGCCGGGGCGGCATGGCGGAGGTCTTCGCGGCCGAGGACGTCCGGCTCGGCCGCACGGTCGCGGTCAAGCTCCTGCGCTCCGACCTGGCGGAGGACCCGGTCTCCAAGGCCCGGTTCACGCGCGAGGCGCAGTCCGTGGCGGGCCTGAACCACCATGCGATCGTCGCCGTGTACGACTCCGGCGAGGACGTGGTGGGCGGGCAGACCGTCCCCTACATCGTGATGGAGCTGGTCGAGGGCCGCACCATCCGTGATCTGCTGATCAGCGCCGAGGCCCCGCCGCCCGAGCAGGCGCTGATCATCGTCTCGGGGGTGCTGGAGGCCCTCGCGTACTCGCACCAGCACGGCATCGTCCACCGCGACATCAAGCCCGCCAACGTGATCATCACCAACTCGGGCGCGGTCAAGGTGATGGACTTCGGCATCGCGCGGGCCCTGCACGGCGCGCAGTCGACGATGACCCAGACCGGCATGGTCATGGGCACGCCGCAGTACCTCTCCCCCGAGCAGGCGCTGGGCAAGGCCGTCGACCACCGTTCCGACCTCTACGCCACCGGCTGTCTGCTGTACGAGCTCCTGGCGCTGCGGCCCCCCTTCACGGGCGAGACGCCGCTCTCCGTCGTGTACCAGCACGTCCAGGACACCCCGGTCCCGCCCTCCGAGGTGCTGGACTCGGTGCCGCCGGAGCTGGACGGGCTGGTCATGCGCTCGCTCGCGAAGGACCCGGACGACCGGTTCCAGAGCGCCGAGGAGATGCGCGGCCTCGTCCAGTACGGCCTGCAGATGCTCCAGGTGCAGGGCGGCCACACGCACACGTGGAACACCGGCCCGGTCGCGATGCACGAGGGTGGCCACACCCCGCCCGCCGGCGTCACCGGCACGATGGCGATGGGGCACCCGCCGCACCACGGGGACACCTCGCAGGGCCCGATCCTGCCGCCGATGAACCCCGACGACGGCGGTTACGAGGGCGGCCAGCGCGGTGCCGGCGGCGGCCGCGGCAAGCTGTGGTTGTTCGTCGTGCTCGCGCTGATCGCGATCGGCACGGGCGTCGCCCTCGCGCTCAATGCGGCGGACAACAGCGGTACGAAGAAGAAGGAGCCGCCGGTGACGAACTCCGAGTCGCCGTCCCCGACGAAGGACTCCTCCGAGCCGACCGACGAGGAGACCGAGGAGAACGAGGTGCCGGAGAACTCCACCGGCAACCAGGAGAACAACACCCCGTCGAAGCCCTACTACCCGCCCACCACCCCGAGCCAGACGTACGAGCCGCCGAGCACGGGACCCTCCACGCCGGGCACGGGCAGTGGCGGTACGGGCGCCAACAACGGCGGTACGGGTACGGACGACGGAGGCACCGGCACCGACGACGGCGGTACGGGTACGGACGACGGAGGCACCGGCACCGACGACGGCGGTACGGGTACGGACACCGGAGGCACCGGAGAGTCGACCGGGGCCACCACGGGCGCCACCACCACCGGCACCTCGGCCGCGGCCGGCGCCGCGGGGAGCACCGGCCAGTGA
- a CDS encoding protein kinase has protein sequence MSQDGAHGAQGRYAGGSVAGGRYQLRDLLGEGGMASVYLAYDTALDRQVAIKTLHTELGREQSFRERFRREAQAVAKLQHTNIVSVFDTGEDELGGALMPYIVMEYVEGQPLGSVLQADVRNHGAMPADRALKVTADVLAALDTSHEMGLVHRDIKPGNVMVTKRGVVKVMDFGIARAMQSGVTSMTQTGMVVGTPQYLSPEQALGRGVDARSDLYSVGIMLFQLLTGRLPFDADSPLAIAYAHVQEEPVAPSTINRSITPAMDALVARALKKNPNERFPSAAAMQDEIARVLNAGGTTGAPMIVAGGGAPANSGSGVGSAVFPPVDQSGATPQSVQTPYQPGPYPSGAQPGPYGPTTPAPTPAPSYGYPQSPQPYQGQAPAHQTPPPYTVSPQTRTQPQSGSGGSGSKRNMPVLVGAIVVSLVAIGGLITVLSLNGKGEKDPDPNKSTAAGEHKPPERNRTMDTEKCTDAMENNDDPNKVDAPSFVYKDILSARACADAAGWTIKVVKEPGNTYAEDQVVNQFPSSGTAVPKQGAHFELRVATGDPA, from the coding sequence ATGAGCCAGGACGGCGCACACGGCGCTCAGGGTCGCTATGCGGGCGGTTCGGTCGCCGGCGGCCGCTACCAGCTGCGCGATCTGCTCGGCGAGGGCGGAATGGCGTCCGTGTACCTGGCGTACGACACCGCGCTGGACCGCCAGGTCGCGATCAAGACCCTGCACACGGAACTGGGCCGCGAGCAGTCCTTCCGCGAACGCTTCCGGCGCGAGGCCCAGGCTGTCGCAAAACTGCAGCACACCAACATCGTCTCGGTCTTCGACACCGGCGAGGACGAGCTCGGCGGCGCGCTGATGCCGTACATCGTCATGGAGTACGTCGAGGGCCAGCCGCTCGGCTCCGTGCTCCAGGCGGACGTCCGCAACCACGGCGCGATGCCGGCCGACCGGGCGCTGAAGGTGACGGCCGACGTCCTGGCCGCGCTGGACACCAGCCACGAGATGGGCCTGGTCCACCGCGACATCAAGCCCGGCAACGTGATGGTGACCAAGCGCGGCGTCGTGAAGGTCATGGACTTCGGCATCGCCCGCGCCATGCAGTCGGGCGTCACGTCGATGACGCAGACCGGCATGGTCGTCGGCACCCCGCAGTACCTCTCCCCCGAGCAGGCCCTGGGGCGCGGCGTGGACGCCCGCTCCGACCTGTACTCGGTCGGCATCATGCTGTTCCAGCTGCTGACCGGGCGGCTCCCCTTCGACGCGGACTCGCCGCTCGCGATCGCGTACGCGCACGTCCAGGAGGAACCGGTCGCGCCCTCCACGATCAACCGGTCGATCACGCCGGCGATGGACGCGCTCGTCGCCCGTGCGCTGAAGAAGAACCCGAACGAGCGCTTCCCGAGCGCGGCGGCGATGCAGGACGAGATCGCCCGCGTGCTGAACGCGGGCGGCACCACGGGCGCGCCGATGATCGTCGCGGGCGGCGGCGCCCCGGCGAACAGCGGTTCGGGCGTCGGCTCCGCGGTCTTCCCCCCGGTCGACCAGTCCGGCGCCACGCCCCAGAGCGTCCAGACGCCGTACCAGCCGGGCCCGTACCCGTCGGGCGCCCAGCCGGGCCCGTACGGGCCGACGACCCCGGCCCCCACCCCGGCGCCGTCCTACGGCTACCCGCAGTCGCCCCAGCCGTACCAGGGCCAGGCCCCGGCCCACCAGACCCCGCCGCCCTACACCGTCTCCCCGCAGACCCGGACCCAGCCGCAGTCCGGCTCGGGCGGCAGCGGCTCGAAGCGGAACATGCCGGTGCTCGTGGGCGCGATAGTGGTCTCCCTGGTCGCGATCGGCGGGCTGATCACGGTGCTCTCGCTGAACGGCAAGGGCGAGAAGGACCCGGATCCGAACAAGTCGACGGCCGCGGGCGAGCACAAGCCGCCGGAGCGGAACCGGACGATGGACACCGAGAAGTGCACGGACGCCATGGAGAACAACGACGACCCGAACAAGGTCGACGCTCCCAGCTTCGTGTACAAGGACATCCTCTCCGCCCGGGCCTGCGCGGACGCGGCCGGCTGGACCATCAAGGTGGTCAAGGAACCGGGGAACACCTACGCGGAGGACCAGGTCGTCAACCAGTTCCCGTCGTCCGGCACCGCCGTGCCGAAGCAGGGCGCCCACTTCGAACTGCGTGTCGCGACGGGCGACCCGGCCTGA
- a CDS encoding PadR family transcriptional regulator — protein sequence MSIRHGLLALLERGPRYGSQLRTEFESRTGSTWPLNVGQVYTTLGRLERDGLVVQDEEDDRGHALYAITDDGRTELRNWFETPVDRSNPPRDELAIKLAMAVGAPGVDIRAVIQSQRRHTLKAMQDYTRLKAQSLNSVPSNRDEVAWLLVLEQMIFQAEAEARWLDHCETRLVRLAEAAATEPEPEVRTPGRATSRTGRARSRR from the coding sequence ATGTCGATCCGCCACGGGCTGCTGGCCCTCCTGGAGCGGGGCCCCCGGTACGGCTCCCAGCTCCGCACCGAATTCGAATCGCGCACCGGCTCCACCTGGCCGCTCAACGTCGGACAGGTGTACACGACGCTGGGCCGGCTGGAGCGTGACGGCCTGGTCGTCCAGGACGAGGAGGACGACCGGGGGCACGCCCTCTACGCGATCACCGACGACGGACGCACCGAACTGCGGAACTGGTTCGAGACGCCCGTCGACCGCAGCAACCCGCCCCGGGACGAGCTGGCCATCAAGCTCGCGATGGCGGTCGGCGCGCCCGGGGTGGACATCCGCGCCGTCATCCAGTCCCAGCGCCGCCACACCCTGAAGGCGATGCAGGACTACACCCGGCTCAAGGCCCAGTCGCTCAACTCCGTCCCGTCCAACCGCGACGAGGTCGCCTGGCTGCTCGTGCTGGAGCAGATGATCTTCCAGGCGGAGGCCGAGGCCCGCTGGCTGGACCACTGCGAGACCCGGCTGGTCCGGCTCGCCGAGGCCGCCGCCACGGAGCCGGAGCCCGAGGTCCGTACCCCCGGCCGCGCCACGTCCCGTACCGGCCGGGCGCGCAGCCGACGCTGA
- a CDS encoding ABC transporter ATP-binding protein → MSSHAPSRSAAPAGSPPSAGTPVLELRALTRTHGSGIAEVHALRGIDLRVHAGEFVAVMGPSGSGKSTLLTIAGGLDTATGGQVIIEGQDLAALGRKDVAALRRRSVGYVFQDYNLIPALTAAENIALPRELDGVSVRKARKEARAALEEMGLLEIAERFPDEMSGGQQQRVAIARALVGDRRLVLADEPTGALDSETGEAVLALLRSRCDQGAAGVMVTHEPRYAAWADRVVFLRDGSIVDQSFTADADSLLTVGAPGAAGTTGPTGITGTAE, encoded by the coding sequence ATGTCCTCACACGCCCCGTCCCGATCCGCAGCACCCGCCGGTTCACCGCCGTCGGCCGGCACCCCGGTGCTCGAACTCCGGGCGCTCACCCGCACCCACGGCTCCGGCATCGCCGAGGTGCACGCCCTGCGCGGCATCGACCTCCGCGTGCACGCCGGTGAATTCGTCGCCGTGATGGGCCCCTCGGGCTCCGGCAAGTCGACCCTGCTGACCATCGCGGGCGGCCTCGACACCGCGACCGGCGGCCAGGTGATCATCGAGGGCCAGGACCTCGCCGCCCTCGGCCGAAAGGACGTCGCCGCCCTGCGCCGCCGCAGCGTCGGCTACGTCTTCCAGGACTACAACCTCATCCCCGCCCTCACCGCCGCCGAGAACATCGCCCTGCCGCGCGAACTCGACGGCGTCTCCGTCCGCAAGGCCCGCAAGGAGGCGCGGGCGGCGCTGGAGGAGATGGGGCTCCTGGAGATCGCCGAGCGGTTCCCGGACGAGATGTCCGGCGGCCAGCAGCAGCGGGTCGCGATCGCCCGTGCGCTGGTGGGGGACCGGCGTCTGGTGCTCGCCGACGAACCGACCGGGGCCCTCGACTCCGAGACCGGCGAAGCGGTGCTCGCCCTGCTGCGCAGCCGCTGCGACCAGGGCGCGGCCGGGGTGATGGTGACCCATGAGCCGCGGTACGCGGCCTGGGCCGACCGGGTCGTGTTCCTCCGGGACGGCTCGATCGTCGACCAGTCGTTCACCGCCGACGCCGACTCGCTGCTCACCGTCGGAGCCCCTGGAGCCGCAGGCACCACTGGCCCCACCGGAATCACCGGGACCGCCGAGTGA
- a CDS encoding ABC transporter permease, protein MSVFTGWRAALRIARRDALRAKGRSALVVAMIAVPVLGVTALDVTYRSAAPTTAEQLTADLGSADALFRDPRNGPIEQLPDGDMYVAVDEEAVPDENSPAIDISTTFPKGSRALDIRSAPADVTTAYGITSTDIFEIRTSDKMVRGMVDLVRGSYPHGAGEVAATEPFLESTGLDVGSTTTVRNSGRKYRITGVVEKPDALKTKALYADPGAVLAPWKTRAEHDKKVLPPNERPVQWLVEAPEGAGVTWPDVLRANKSGVLVKSRQVVLDPPPDSEVPLAKKGYQSYASGSDELSVALVTVVAMAILEIVLLAGPAFAVGARRSRRQLGLLGTCGGDRRHVRAVVLGGGLVLGGVGAVTGTVAGIGLTAVFRPILEDLVGHRFFSLELRPVELLGIAAFGLVTGLLAAFAPAIVASRQSVLESLTGRRGVRRSSRILPILGCCVLAIGTVVAVHGGTTGDSGLVAGGSIVAELGLLACIPVLVGLLGRVGRRLPLSPRMALRDAARNRGRTAPAVAAVMAAVAGSVAVATYMSSTKAENEFDYVPAMTQGTILLSSSYSSGADVAERLRRARPAVERSLAVTGKRADYRRVWAGSDCNVYKSESCGSLEMVVPAGKDHACPLTGKGAKALAARLSADEHKELMRSPACLTRLMPSGIFNSDMSNIVVADETLLDVYAKFADPAATEALAAGTPVLLNKTYAKNGEVTIKAVHRYSEKDKKNRAAQHPDKPRTTTTKLKVYVAPEKYAATPGVSMIMPQKTAERLGLHTSPAGSVYTAAHPPTSAELQRARAAIDQAGGGLWVQGESGPYGTEDTMMVVLVLLAGMVTLGAASITTGLAKADAEADLTTLSAVGAPPGVRRKLSGFQCMVVALTGVVLGTLAGLVPAVALRLVDLREALRTMRAEPMESAYTPIVLPWSTIGLLVVGVPLLAGLLAMAFTRSRLALARRAG, encoded by the coding sequence GTGAGCGTCTTCACGGGCTGGCGCGCGGCCCTCCGGATAGCCCGGCGCGACGCGTTGCGGGCCAAGGGCCGCAGCGCGCTGGTGGTCGCGATGATCGCCGTACCGGTGCTCGGCGTCACCGCGCTCGACGTGACGTACCGCAGCGCGGCTCCGACCACGGCCGAACAGCTGACGGCCGATCTGGGCTCCGCCGACGCCCTCTTCAGGGACCCGCGGAACGGCCCCATCGAGCAGCTGCCCGACGGCGACATGTATGTGGCGGTCGACGAGGAGGCGGTCCCGGACGAGAACAGCCCGGCGATCGACATCAGCACCACGTTCCCCAAGGGTTCGCGGGCGCTCGACATCCGGTCCGCCCCGGCGGACGTCACCACCGCGTACGGCATCACCAGCACCGACATCTTCGAGATCCGGACCTCGGACAAGATGGTCCGCGGCATGGTCGACCTCGTACGCGGCTCCTACCCGCACGGCGCGGGCGAAGTCGCCGCCACCGAGCCGTTCCTGGAGTCGACCGGGCTGGACGTCGGCTCGACCACCACCGTGCGCAACTCCGGCAGGAAGTACCGGATCACCGGCGTCGTCGAGAAGCCGGACGCGCTGAAGACCAAGGCACTGTACGCCGATCCCGGAGCGGTCCTCGCCCCGTGGAAGACCAGGGCCGAGCACGACAAGAAGGTGCTTCCGCCGAACGAACGCCCCGTGCAGTGGCTGGTCGAGGCCCCCGAAGGGGCGGGAGTGACCTGGCCGGACGTCCTCCGGGCCAACAAGTCGGGTGTTCTCGTCAAGTCCCGTCAGGTCGTGCTCGACCCGCCGCCGGACTCCGAGGTTCCGCTGGCCAAGAAGGGCTACCAGTCGTACGCGAGCGGTTCCGACGAGCTGAGCGTCGCACTCGTCACCGTGGTCGCCATGGCGATCCTGGAGATCGTGCTGCTCGCCGGGCCCGCCTTCGCGGTCGGGGCGCGCCGCTCCCGCCGTCAGCTCGGTCTCCTCGGCACCTGCGGCGGGGACCGGCGCCATGTCCGGGCCGTGGTGCTCGGCGGGGGTCTCGTCCTCGGCGGGGTCGGGGCGGTGACCGGCACGGTGGCCGGAATCGGGCTCACAGCGGTGTTCCGCCCGATACTCGAGGACCTGGTCGGACACCGCTTCTTCTCCCTCGAACTGCGGCCCGTGGAACTGCTGGGCATCGCGGCGTTCGGCCTGGTCACCGGACTCCTGGCGGCGTTCGCCCCGGCGATCGTGGCGAGCCGGCAGTCCGTGCTCGAATCGCTCACCGGCCGTCGCGGCGTCCGCCGCTCCTCCCGGATCCTGCCGATCCTGGGCTGCTGCGTCCTGGCCATCGGCACCGTCGTCGCCGTCCACGGCGGCACCACCGGCGACTCGGGACTGGTCGCCGGCGGTTCGATAGTCGCCGAGCTCGGGCTGCTCGCCTGCATCCCGGTGCTCGTCGGCCTCCTCGGCCGGGTCGGCCGACGGCTACCGCTCTCGCCCCGGATGGCGCTGCGCGACGCGGCCCGCAACCGCGGCCGTACGGCTCCGGCGGTCGCGGCCGTGATGGCGGCCGTCGCGGGATCGGTGGCCGTCGCCACGTACATGTCCAGCACCAAGGCCGAGAACGAGTTCGACTACGTTCCCGCGATGACGCAGGGCACCATCCTCCTGTCCTCCTCCTACTCCTCCGGGGCCGATGTCGCCGAACGGCTCCGGCGGGCCCGGCCCGCCGTGGAACGGAGCCTGGCCGTCACCGGCAAGCGCGCCGACTACCGGCGGGTCTGGGCGGGCAGCGACTGCAACGTCTACAAGTCCGAAAGCTGCGGCTCGCTCGAAATGGTCGTACCTGCCGGGAAGGACCACGCCTGCCCGCTCACCGGCAAGGGCGCCAAGGCGCTCGCCGCCCGGCTCTCCGCCGACGAGCACAAGGAACTGATGCGCTCCCCGGCCTGCCTGACCCGCCTCATGCCGTCGGGCATCTTCAACTCCGACATGAGCAACATCGTCGTCGCGGACGAGACCCTGCTCGACGTCTACGCGAAGTTCGCCGACCCCGCCGCCACCGAGGCCCTGGCCGCGGGCACCCCGGTGCTGCTCAACAAGACGTACGCGAAGAACGGCGAGGTCACCATCAAGGCGGTCCACCGGTACAGCGAGAAGGACAAGAAGAACCGGGCGGCGCAGCACCCGGACAAGCCCCGGACCACCACGACGAAGCTGAAGGTGTACGTGGCGCCCGAGAAGTACGCGGCCACCCCCGGGGTCAGCATGATCATGCCGCAGAAGACAGCGGAACGGCTCGGCCTGCACACCTCGCCCGCCGGAAGCGTGTACACCGCCGCCCACCCACCGACGAGCGCCGAGCTCCAGCGGGCGCGCGCCGCGATCGACCAGGCCGGCGGCGGCCTCTGGGTGCAGGGCGAATCGGGCCCCTACGGGACGGAGGACACCATGATGGTGGTTCTCGTCCTGCTCGCCGGGATGGTGACCCTGGGTGCCGCGTCGATCACGACGGGCCTCGCCAAGGCGGACGCCGAGGCGGATCTCACCACGCTCAGCGCGGTGGGCGCACCCCCGGGCGTACGGCGGAAGCTGTCCGGCTTCCAGTGCATGGTGGTGGCGCTCACGGGGGTGGTGCTCGGCACGCTGGCGGGGCTGGTGCCCGCGGTGGCACTGCGCCTCGTCGACCTGCGCGAGGCGCTGAGGACAATGCGCGCGGAGCCCATGGAGTCGGCGTACACCCCGATCGTGCTGCCCTGGAGCACCATCGGCCTGCTCGTCGTGGGGGTTCCGCTGCTGGCCGGACTGCTCGCGATGGCGTTCACCCGCTCGCGCCTCGCCCTGGCCCGCCGGGCCGGGTAA
- a CDS encoding bacterial proteasome activator family protein, with the protein MEMPRNERSQEHPQVLVVGQDGMAIGGGGTDDESREVPVTEMVEQPAKVMRIGSMIKQLLEEVRAAPLDEASRVRLKEIHAGSVKELEDGLAPELVEELERLSLPFTDESVPSEAELRIAQAQLVGWLEGLFHGIQTTLFAQQMAARAQLEQMRRALPPGSVHEDEDGSGDPHGALRSGPYL; encoded by the coding sequence ATGGAGATGCCGAGGAATGAACGGTCGCAGGAGCACCCCCAAGTCCTCGTGGTGGGGCAGGACGGCATGGCGATCGGCGGCGGTGGCACTGACGACGAATCGCGTGAGGTCCCGGTGACGGAGATGGTCGAACAGCCCGCGAAGGTCATGCGCATCGGCAGCATGATCAAGCAGCTCCTGGAGGAGGTCAGGGCGGCTCCTCTCGACGAGGCGAGCCGGGTCAGGCTCAAGGAGATCCACGCCGGTTCCGTGAAGGAGCTGGAGGACGGCCTCGCGCCGGAGCTGGTGGAGGAGCTGGAACGGCTCTCCCTGCCGTTCACCGACGAGTCCGTGCCCTCCGAGGCGGAGCTGCGGATCGCCCAGGCCCAGCTGGTCGGCTGGCTGGAGGGTCTGTTCCACGGCATCCAGACGACGCTGTTCGCCCAGCAGATGGCGGCGCGGGCCCAGCTGGAGCAGATGCGCCGCGCCCTTCCGCCGGGCAGCGTCCACGAGGACGAGGACGGCAGCGGGGATCCGCACGGCGCCCTGCGCTCGGGCCCGTACCTCTGA
- a CDS encoding NAD(P)H-quinone oxidoreductase, which produces MYAITIPEPGGPEALVWAEVPDPVAGEGEVLVDVVSSAVNRADVLQRQGFYNPPPGASPYPGLECAGRVSAVGPGVTGWSVGDQVCALLAGGGYAEKVAVPAGQLLPVPEGIDPVLAAALPEVTATVWSNVFMVAHLRPGETLLVHGGSSGIGTMAIQLAKAVGARVAVTAGGPEKLARCAELGADILIDYREQDFVEELRKATDGAGADVILDIVGAKYLDRNVKALAVNGRLAVIGLQGGVKGELNLGALLNKRAAITATSLRGRPLAEKAAIVAAVREHVWPLIADGIVRPVVDRTLPLPEAAEAHRVLESSAHVGKVLLRAPVG; this is translated from the coding sequence ATGTATGCGATCACGATCCCCGAACCCGGCGGCCCCGAGGCACTCGTGTGGGCCGAGGTGCCCGATCCGGTGGCCGGTGAGGGCGAGGTCCTCGTCGATGTCGTGTCCAGTGCGGTCAATCGCGCCGACGTGCTGCAACGGCAGGGCTTCTACAACCCGCCGCCCGGGGCGTCCCCGTACCCCGGGCTGGAGTGCGCGGGCCGTGTTTCGGCGGTCGGGCCCGGCGTCACCGGCTGGTCGGTCGGGGACCAGGTCTGCGCGTTGCTCGCGGGCGGCGGATACGCGGAGAAGGTGGCCGTGCCCGCCGGGCAGCTGCTGCCCGTACCGGAGGGGATCGACCCGGTCCTGGCCGCGGCGCTGCCCGAGGTGACCGCCACGGTCTGGTCGAACGTCTTCATGGTGGCCCACCTGCGTCCCGGCGAGACGCTGCTGGTGCACGGCGGGTCCAGCGGCATCGGCACGATGGCGATCCAGCTCGCCAAGGCCGTGGGGGCCAGGGTCGCGGTGACCGCCGGGGGGCCGGAGAAGCTGGCGCGCTGCGCGGAGCTCGGGGCCGACATCCTGATCGACTACCGGGAGCAGGACTTCGTCGAGGAGCTGCGCAAGGCCACGGACGGGGCCGGCGCGGACGTCATCCTCGACATCGTCGGCGCGAAGTACCTGGACCGGAACGTGAAGGCGCTCGCCGTCAACGGCAGGCTGGCCGTCATCGGCCTCCAGGGGGGCGTCAAGGGCGAGCTGAATCTGGGTGCCCTGCTCAACAAGCGGGCCGCCATCACCGCGACCTCGCTGCGCGGCCGTCCGCTCGCCGAGAAGGCCGCCATCGTCGCCGCGGTGCGCGAGCACGTGTGGCCGCTGATCGCCGACGGCATCGTCCGGCCGGTCGTGGACCGCACGCTGCCGCTGCCGGAGGCCGCCGAGGCCCATCGGGTGCTGGAGTCGAGCGCCCACGTCGGAAAGGTGCTGCTGCGGGCACCCGTGGGCTGA
- a CDS encoding potassium channel family protein, with protein sequence MGPGAAVDGRAFHVKLPGHDAMARRADEKALPTRVLLPRRVVDGPARQVAKRLLMALLVLAVTVLIVWMDREGYHDAADDKVDLLDAVYYATVTLSTTGYGDITPYGDGARLTNVLLVTPLRVLFLIILVGTTLEVLTERTREDFRLKRWRTNLRDHTVVVGFGTKGRSAIQTLRATGLKKEQIVIVDPASKVIEVANAEGFVGVIGDATRSDVLLRAELQKARQIIIATQRDDTAVLVALTARQLNRGAKIVAAVREEENAPLLRQSGADAVITSASAAGRLLGLSVLSPSAGTVMEDLIQQGSGLDLVERPVIKAEVGKSVRETDDLVVSVLRGHRLLGYDDPAASPLQLTDRLITIVRAVNDLPPDKQPPTMSRS encoded by the coding sequence GTGGGCCCCGGCGCTGCCGTGGACGGAAGGGCGTTTCACGTGAAACTTCCCGGCCACGATGCGATGGCCAGGCGTGCCGACGAGAAGGCTCTGCCCACGCGGGTGCTGCTTCCGAGACGTGTCGTCGACGGACCGGCCCGGCAGGTCGCCAAGCGGCTGCTGATGGCGCTGCTGGTGCTCGCCGTGACCGTGCTGATCGTCTGGATGGACCGCGAGGGCTATCACGACGCCGCCGACGACAAGGTCGATCTGCTGGACGCGGTGTACTACGCGACAGTCACGCTCTCCACCACCGGTTACGGCGACATCACCCCGTACGGGGACGGCGCCCGGCTCACCAATGTGCTGCTCGTGACACCGCTGCGGGTGCTCTTCCTGATCATTCTGGTCGGCACCACTCTTGAGGTCCTCACGGAACGGACCCGGGAGGATTTTCGGCTGAAGCGTTGGAGAACCAACTTGCGTGACCACACCGTCGTCGTCGGCTTCGGGACGAAGGGCCGTTCGGCCATCCAGACCCTGCGCGCCACCGGCCTGAAGAAGGAACAGATCGTCATCGTCGACCCGGCGTCCAAGGTGATCGAGGTCGCCAACGCCGAAGGGTTCGTGGGTGTGATCGGCGATGCGACGCGCAGCGACGTCCTGTTGAGGGCGGAGCTCCAGAAGGCGCGTCAGATCATCATCGCCACCCAGCGCGACGACACGGCGGTGCTGGTGGCGCTGACGGCCCGGCAGCTCAACCGCGGCGCGAAGATCGTCGCCGCGGTGCGCGAGGAGGAGAACGCGCCGTTGCTCCGGCAGTCCGGGGCCGATGCCGTGATCACCAGCGCCAGCGCGGCGGGCCGGCTGCTGGGTCTCTCCGTCCTCAGCCCCAGCGCGGGCACGGTGATGGAGGACCTGATCCAGCAGGGCAGCGGGCTCGATCTCGTCGAACGGCCGGTGATAAAGGCCGAGGTGGGCAAGAGCGTCCGGGAGACGGACGACCTGGTGGTCAGCGTTCTGCGGGGGCACCGGCTGCTCGGTTACGACGATCCGGCGGCCAGTCCGTTGCAGTTGACGGACCGTTTGATCACCATCGTGCGCGCCGTGAACGACCTGCCGCCGGACAAGCAGCCTCCGACCATGTCGCGTTCGTAG